A single region of the Changchengzhania lutea genome encodes:
- a CDS encoding cytochrome c oxidase subunit 3: MDLTQGTLEEKNNRAKKMMLWFGIISLIMSFAGWTSAFVVSSSRPDWLKDFQLPNAFIVSTIVIILSSITFLLAKRALKKGDKTQTSGFLLATLVLGIVFIFYQFSGFQQIIDLGYNFTGPTSNVTMSYIYLIAMVHILHVVVGLICLIVVIYNNFKQKYSPAKMLGFELAATFWHFIDILWVYLFLFLYFIR; encoded by the coding sequence ATGGATTTAACTCAAGGAACTTTAGAAGAAAAAAATAACAGAGCTAAAAAAATGATGCTTTGGTTTGGGATTATTTCCTTAATCATGTCTTTTGCAGGATGGACAAGTGCCTTTGTGGTGAGTAGTTCTAGACCAGATTGGTTAAAGGATTTTCAGTTGCCAAATGCGTTTATAGTTAGTACCATTGTCATCATATTGAGCAGTATCACCTTTCTGTTGGCAAAACGTGCTTTAAAAAAAGGAGATAAAACACAAACTTCAGGATTTCTTTTAGCCACATTGGTGTTAGGAATTGTATTTATTTTCTATCAGTTTTCAGGTTTTCAGCAAATTATAGATTTGGGATATAATTTTACGGGACCAACCAGTAATGTGACCATGTCTTATATTTATTTGATAGCTATGGTGCATATTTTGCATGTGGTTGTTGGTTTAATCTGCTTGATAGTAGTCATATATAATAATTTTAAACAAAAATATAGTCCAGCAAAAATGCTAGGTTTTGAATTGGCTGCGACTTTTTGGCATTTTATAGATATCTTATGGGTGTATCTCTTTTTGTTCCTGTATTTTATTAGATAA
- a CDS encoding cytochrome c oxidase subunit 3 — protein MSTTVVNAGTKGKTWGGGNQPLNASYGKMMMWFFIVSDALTFSGFLAAYGFSRFKFIDSWPIADEVFTHVPFLHGQELPMIYVAFMTFVLIMSSVTMVLAVDAGHHLNKAKVTIYMFLTIIGGLIFVGSQAWEWATFIQGDYGAVQTKGGNILQFVDTDGNRVALRDFVTVEHKDRTAHERKNGIWFLDEGTLPTYSINEVVKGLESHDNILVRTQIINEEGEKTVLSRAASLEQIKNNGIAVVEGANLHVNEYGSPLFADFFFFITGFHGFHVFSGVVINIIIFFNVILGTYERRKNYEMVEKVGLYWHFVDLVWVFVFTFFYLV, from the coding sequence ATGAGTACTACAGTTGTAAATGCTGGAACAAAAGGTAAAACTTGGGGAGGAGGCAACCAGCCTTTAAACGCAAGTTATGGAAAAATGATGATGTGGTTTTTCATTGTTTCAGATGCTTTAACATTCTCTGGGTTTTTAGCGGCCTATGGTTTTTCAAGATTTAAATTTATTGATTCATGGCCAATTGCCGATGAGGTGTTTACGCACGTACCATTTTTACACGGTCAAGAATTACCGATGATTTATGTGGCATTCATGACCTTTGTGCTTATCATGTCGTCTGTAACTATGGTATTAGCCGTAGATGCGGGACATCATTTAAATAAGGCGAAAGTGACTATTTATATGTTTCTGACCATTATTGGCGGTTTGATTTTTGTTGGATCGCAAGCCTGGGAATGGGCAACTTTTATTCAAGGCGATTATGGTGCGGTGCAAACTAAAGGTGGAAATATTTTGCAATTTGTTGACACAGATGGAAACCGCGTGGCTCTTAGAGATTTTGTGACGGTTGAACATAAAGATAGAACGGCTCATGAGCGTAAAAACGGTATTTGGTTTTTAGATGAAGGAACTTTACCAACCTATTCTATTAACGAAGTAGTAAAAGGATTAGAATCTCATGATAATATTTTAGTACGGACTCAGATTATTAATGAGGAAGGTGAAAAGACGGTGCTTTCTAGAGCAGCCTCTTTAGAGCAAATTAAAAATAATGGTATCGCGGTCGTAGAAGGTGCTAATTTGCATGTTAATGAATACGGGTCTCCGCTATTTGCAGATTTCTTCTTTTTCATTACTGGGTTTCACGGATTTCACGTGTTCTCTGGAGTTGTAATTAATATTATCATTTTCTTTAATGTGATTTTAGGAACTTACGAAAGACGCAAAAACTACGAAATGGTCGAAAAAGTTGGTCTTTACTGGCACTTTGTAGATTTAGTTTGGGTATTTGTTTTCACATTCTTCTACCTCGTTTAA